Proteins encoded within one genomic window of Neoarius graeffei isolate fNeoGra1 chromosome 18, fNeoGra1.pri, whole genome shotgun sequence:
- the LOC132866596 gene encoding LOW QUALITY PROTEIN: zinc finger protein 208-like (The sequence of the model RefSeq protein was modified relative to this genomic sequence to represent the inferred CDS: substituted 1 base at 1 genomic stop codon) yields the protein RSHTGEKPYHCSQCGKSFTRQSHLQQDQPIHKGEKPYHCSQCGKCFTHQSALQTHHGIHTGQKPYHCSQCVKSFTRQGHLQQHQRIHTGEKPYLCSQRGKSFTRQSHLQQHQSIHTGEKTFHCSQCGKSFTCQSALQQHQHIHTGEKLYHCSDCGKSFTRQSALQQHQHINTGEKLFHCSQCGKSFTRQSALQQHQHIHTGEKPYHCSECGKSFTRQSALQQHQRINTGENPYHCSQCGRSFTRQSALQQQXRIHTGEKPYHCSHCGRSFTHQSHLQQHQRIHTGEKPYLCSQCGKCFTHQSALETHQRIHSVEKPYCCSQCGKSFTRQSHLQHHQRIHTGEKPYLCSQCGKSFTHQTHLQQHQRIHTGEKPYHCSQCGKSFTRQSALQQHQRIHTGEKPYRCSQCGKSFTHQSALQIHKRIHTGEKPYHCSQCGKSFTRQGHLQQHQRIYTGGIHTGEKSYHYSQCGKCFTHQSHLQQHQRIHTGEKPYRCSQCGKSFTQQSHLQKHQRIHTGEKPYRCSQCGKSFTRQSHLQTHQHIHTGEKPFHCSQCGRSFTRQSSHLQAHQHIHTGEKPFHCSQCGRSFTRPSALQQHQRIHTGEKPYHCSQCGKSFTRQSALQQHQHIHTGEKPYRCSQCGKSFTHQCALQIHERIHTGEKPYHCSQCGKSFTHQSALQIHERIHTGEKPYHCSQCGKSFTRQSHLQQHQRIHTGEKPYHCSQCGKSFTQQSALQLHQRIHTGEKPYHCSLCGKSFTQQSHLQKHQRSHIGEKPYHCSQYGKSFTHQSDLQTHQRIHTREKPYHCSLCGKSFTQQSALQKHQRIHTAEKPYCCSQCGKSFTQQSLLQTHERIHTAEKPYRCSLCRKSFTQQSALQLHQRIHTGEKPYHCSQCGKSFTQQSALQTHQRIHTGEKPYHCSQCGKSFTRQSHLQQHQCIHTGEKLYHCSQCGKSFTQQSALQTHQCIHTVEKPYRCSQCGKCFTQQSALQTHQRIHTGEKPYHCSQCGKSFTRQSHLQQHQRIHTGEKLYHCSQCGKCFTLQSLLQTHQRIHTGEKPYHCSQCGKCFTPQTDLQTHQRIHAREKLYHCSQCGKSFTQQSALQKHQRIHTGEKP from the exons cgcagtcatacaggagagaagccttatcactgctcacagtgtgggaagagttttactcgtcagagtcatctccaacaagacCAGCCCATTCACaaaggagagaaaccatatcactgctcgcagtgtgggaagtgttttacacaccagagtgctctccaaacacaccacggcattcacacaggacagaagccgtatcactgctcacagtgtgttaagagttttactcgtcaaggacatctccaacaacaccagcgcattcacacaggagagaaaccatatctctgctcacagcgtggaaagagttttactcgtcagagtcatctccaacaacaccagagcattcacacaggagagaagacctttcactgctcacagtgtggaaagagttttacttgccagagtgctctccaacaacaccagcacattcacacaggagagaagctgtatcactgctcagactgtgggaagagttttacgcgccagagtgctctccaacaacaccagcacattaacacaggagagaagctgtttcactgctcacagtgtggaaagagttttactcgccagagtgctctccaacaacaccagcacattcacacaggagagaagccgtatcactgttcagagtgtgggaagagttttactcgccagagtgctctccaacaacaccagcgcattaacACAGGAGAGaatccgtatcactgctcacagtgtggaaggagttttactcgccagagtgctctccaacaacagtagcgcattcacacaggagagaagccgtatcactgctcacattgtggaaggagttttactcatcagagtcatctccaacaacaccagcgcattcacacaggagagaaaccatatctctgctcacagtgtgggaagtgttttactcaccagagtgctctcgaaacacaccagcgcattcactcgGTAGAGAAACCATattgctgctcacagtgtgggaagagttttactcgtcagagtcatctccaacatcaccagcgcattcacacaggagagaaaccatatctctgctcacagtgtggaaagagttttactcatcagactcA tctccaacaacaccaacgcattcacacaggagagaagccgtatcactgctcacagtgtggaaagagttttactcgtcagagtgctctccaacaacaccagcgcattcacactggagagaaaccgtatcgctgctcacagtgtgggaagagttttactcaccagagtgctctccaaatacacaagcgcattcacacaggagagaagccgtatcactgctcacagtgtggaaagagttttactcgtcagggtcatctccaacaacaccagcgcatttacacagga ggcattcacacaggagagaagtcaTATCActactcacagtgtgggaagtgttttactcatcagagtcatctacaacaacaccagcgcattcacacaggagagaaaccgtatcgctgctcacagtgtggcaagagttttactcagcagagtcatctccaaaaacaccaacgcattcatacaggagagaaaccatatcgctgctcacagtgtgggaagagttttactcgtcagagtcatctccaaacacaccagcacattcacacaggagagaagccatttcactgctcacagtgtggaagaagttttactcgccagagt agtcatctccaagcacaccagcacattcacacaggagagaagccatttcactgctcacagtgtggaaggagttttactcgcccgagtgctctccaacaacaccaacgcattcacacaggagagaagccgtatcactgttcacagtgtggaaagagttttactcgtcagagtgctctccaacaacaccagcacattcacacaggagagaaaccgtatcgctgctcacagtgtgggaagagttttactcaccagTGTGCTCTCCAAATACacgagcgcattcacacaggagagaagccgtatcactgctcacagtgtggaaagagttttactcaccagagtgctctccaaatacacgagcgcattcacacaggagagaagccgtatcactgctcacagtgtggaaagagttttactcgtcagagtcatctccaacaacaccagcgcattcacacaggagagaaaccgtatcactgctcacagtgtgggaagagttttactcagcagagtgctctccaactacaccaacgcattcacacaggagagaagccgtatcactgctcactgtgtggaaagagttttactcagcagagtcatctccaaaaacaccagcgcagtcatataggagagaagccgtatcactgctcacagtatggaaagagttttactcaccagagtgatctccaaactcaccagcgcattcacacaagagagaaaccgtatcactgctcactgtgtggaaagagttttactcagcagagtgctctccaaaaacaccagcgcattcacacagcagagaaaccatattgctgctcacagtgtggaaagagttttactcagcagagtcttctccaaacacatgagcgcattcacacagcagagaaaccatatcgctgctcactgtgtagaaagagttttactcagcagagtgctctccaactacaccaacgcattcacacaggagagaagccgtatcactgctcacagtgtggaaagagttttactcagcagagtgctctccaaacacaccagcgcattcacacaggagagaaaccgtatcactgctcacagtgtggaaagagttttactcgtcagagtcatctccaacaacaccagtgcattcacacaggagagaagctgtatcactgctcacagtgtggaaagagttttactcagcagagtgctctccaaactcaccagtgcattcacacagtagagaaaccatatcgctgctcacagtgtggaaagtgttttactcagcagagtgctctccaaacacaccagcgcattcacacaggagaaaagccgtatcactgctcacagtgtggaaagagttttactcgtcagagtcatctccaacaacaccagcgcattcacacaggagagaagctgtatcactgctcacagtgtggaaagtgtTTTACTCTGCAGAGtcttctccaaacacaccagcgcattcacacaggagagaaaccatatcactgctcacagtgtgggaagtgttttacTCCCCAGACTGATCTCCAAACTCACCAGCGCATTCACGCGAGAGAGAaactgtatcactgctcacagtgtggaaagagttttactcagcagagtgctctccaaaaacaccagcgcattcacacaggagagaagccg